A genomic window from Nicotiana sylvestris chromosome 11, ASM39365v2, whole genome shotgun sequence includes:
- the LOC138881488 gene encoding uncharacterized protein: protein MERYRARIGLEQAVVNVSNKIWAFIDEIFEVTILYNMTQQLTLRLTHTETHVELILTLVYAKCDRIERIELWDSLYSMASDMIVPWLVGGDFNVIWDEEEKFGGLPVSLIEVDDFRHCINTCNLTDLGFKGSIFTRWNGRSEEDYIFKRLDRCFGNHELQQTFPGLEETYLSKIGSDHSPMMLKCDIETPPIKKSFRFLNFWTKHETFKDVVKENWNADFSANHFCIFNYKLKKLKKALSTWSRATYGDIFQKIASLEEVVLIEEDHLIAEEALKFYKDQFTESKVPNAFDILNHVPSMVDSDQHERLMAFPSNEEVKIAIMGLNGDSAGGSDGFSGAFYQTCWEIIEEYVVGMVKAFF from the exons ATGGAGAGGTATAGAGCAAGAATTGGTTTGGAACAGGCTGTGGTGAATGTATCAAACAAGATTTGGGCTTTTATTGATGAAATATTTGAGGTTACTATTCTATATAACATGACTCAACAGCTGACTTTGAGATTAACGCACACTGAAACACATGTTGAGCTCATCCTTACACTAGTTTATGCCAAATGTGATCGCATTGAAAGAATTGAACTATGGGATTCTTTGTATTCAATGGCATCAGATATGATAGTACCATGGCTAGTTGGAGGCGACTTTAATGTGATATGGGATGAGGAAGAGAAATTTGGAGGCTTACCAGTTTCTCTCATTGAGGTAGATGACTTTAGGCACTGCATCAATACCTGCAACTTGACAGATTTGGGATTTAAAGGAAGCATATTTACACGGTGGAATGGAAGATCAGAGGAAgactatatttttaaaagattggACAGATGTTTTGGCAATCACGAATTGCAACAGACCTTTCCTGGATTGGAGGAAACTTACCTGTCCAAAATTGGGTCTGATCATAGCCCAATGATGCTGAAATGTGATATAGAAACTCCTCCAATTAAGAAGTCATTCAGATTTCTTAACTTCTGGACTAAGCATGAAACATTCAAAGATGTAGTAAAGGAGAATTGGAATGCTGATTTTAGTGCTAAccatttctgcatttttaactaCAAGTTAAAGAAGCTTAAGAAAGCACTATCTACATGGAGCAGAGCTACATATGGGGATATATTCCAGAAGATTGCAAGCCTGGAGGAGGTGGTCTTG ATTGAAGAAGATCACTTAATAGCAGAAGAAGCACTAAAGTTCTACAAGGATCAATTTACTGAGAGTAAAGTTCCTAATGCTTTTGATATTCTCAATCATGTACCTTCAATGGTAGATAGTGATCAACATGAAAGATTGATGGCTTTTCCTTCCAATGAAGAAGTGAAGATAGCAATTATGGGGTTGAATGGGGACTCAGCAGGTGGATCGGATGGCTTCAGTGGAGCCTTTTACCAAACATGTTGGGAAATCATTGAAGAATATGTAGTAGGCATGGTCAAGGCTTTCTTTTGA
- the LOC138881487 gene encoding uncharacterized protein — MDIVNEPTGEVRTEWVTIRYDYLPKYCKECKLQGHHRIECWRINPELRESKNVQQQENVAIVQQGNKKPTKHDVHVMILTSGKVVGNVGPQWKEVRDNRGLNKGKQTEGSNKEGKEMVPVNNTPVTKQIQTTNQFAVLEIENGETNEGNQLAVVEESPVQKTTGNNDIQQNNCTAGVENELEEQEFDFSTRQMVQKVTSPSSSRRQSSKTQPKKLNHAAPTFNPTAIRNHAANRESIADCVQQHLGNEQHFDNYSTAQWVQEAFKNNVVQVNTSCQDIPSQDTKVEQHLANNKEIELIEDIDFEKFRTNEKDKWAGGRLWINQIEEVLADGQIPDTMHSEEEIGGNEVEDEDQSVNCNANAINIQSISECTNPAAEKTKEGNINIIDPGGTLHNDVSNVLKEAENADKNQEKNSDKNQEKNSDKNQEKTVQVYARSVVLLSTVKDEAGSVVPSNNTQLLTNEHEEKAAELTNQEKDAELTNQAYDVVTSKEAIEAHDQVGHAEHKGRDMDEESTTQNFLNVAKQGDLSPRLIDIVKSATKGKKK, encoded by the coding sequence ATGGATATTGTTAATGAGCCAACTGGGGAAGTGAGAACTGAGTGGGTGACGATTAGATACGATTACCTACCAAAATACTGTAAAGAATGCAAGTTACAAGGACATCATAGGATTGAATGTTGGAGAATTAATCCTGAGTTAAGGGAAAGCAAAAATGTACAACAGCAGGAAAATGTGGCAATTGtgcaacaaggcaataagaaACCTACAAAACATGATGTGCATGTGATGATCCTTACTAGTGGTAAGGTAGTTGGTAATGTAGGCCCTCAATGGAAGGAAGTTCGCGATAATAGGGGACTAAACAAAGGCAAACAAACTGAAGGTTCTAATAAAGAAGGTAAAGAAATGGTTCCTGTTAACAATACCCCGGTGACAAAACAAATACAAACAACCAACCAATTTGCAGTCTTAGAAATTGAAAATGGTGAGACTAATGAAGGTAACCAACTGGCAGTTGTAGAGGAATCTCCTGTTCAAAAAACCACAGGCAACAATGATATTCAGCAAAATAATTGCACAGCAGGTGTGGAAAATGAGTTAGAGGAGCAGGAATTTGATTTTTCAACTAGACAAATGGTACAAAAGGTAACTTCTCCTAGCTCTTCTAGGAGACAATCATCTAAGACACAACCCAAGAAACTGAACCATGCAGCACCTACTTTCAATCCTACAGCAATAAGAAATCATGCAGCAAATAGGGAATCAATAGCAGATTGTGTACAACAACATTTGGGGAATGAGCAGCATTTTGACAATTACTCAACTGCCCAATGGGTTCAAGAAGCATTCAAAAATAATGTAGTTCAGGTCAATACTTCATGTCAAGACATTCCTTCACAGGACaccaaagttgaacaacattTAGCAAACAATAAAGAAATTGAATTAATTGAAGATATAGATTTTGAGAAATTCAGgaccaatgaaaaagataaatggGCAGGAGGGAGATTATGGATCAACCAAATAGAGGAAGTCTTAGCAGATGGTCAGATTCCAGATACAATGCATAGTGAAGAAGAAATTGGAGgaaatgaagtggaagatgaaGATCAAAGTGTTAACTGTAATGCCAATGCAATCAATATTCAAAGCATAAGTGAATGCACAAATCCAGCAGCAGAAAAGACAAAAGAGGGGAACATCAATATTATAGATCCAGGAGGGACTTTACATAATGATGTTAGTAATGTCTTGAAAGAAGCTGAAAATGCAGACAAGAACCAAGAGAAAAATTCAGACAAGAACCAAGAGAAAAATTCAGACAAGAACCAAGAGAAGACAGTGCAAGTCTATGCAAGAAGTGTTGTACTATTGAGCACAGTGAAGGATGAAGCAGGAAGTGTTGTTCCATCGAACAATACACAGCTTTTGACCAATGAACATGAGGAAAAAGCTGCTGAACTTACCAACCAAGAAAAAGATGCTGAACTTACCAATCAGGCATATGATGTTGTGACATCAAAAGAAGCAATAGAAGCACATGACCAAGTTGGCCACGCAGAACATAAAGGTAGAGACATGGATGAGGAATCCACTACACAAAATTTCCTTAATGTTGCCAAGCAGGGTGATCTATCGCCAAGGCTTATTGATATAGTAAAATCTgcaacaaaaggaaaaaagaaatag